The genomic interval TCACCCAGCAACTCTCCCCCGGCATCGGTCCTTGGCCTGGGAGGGCTGCGGATAAGCTCCGACTGCTCGGATGGCGAATCCGACAGGGAACCCAGCAGTGCCACGGAGTCAGACGGGAGCCCCATCCCTAACAATCAGCCTGCCTTTCCAGTCCAGATCCTACCTTACCTGTACCTTGGCTGTGCCAAAGATTCGACCAACTTGGATGTCCTCGGCAAATACGGCATTAAATACATCCTGAATGTGACTCCCAACCTGCCAAACATGTTTGAGCATGACGGAGAGTTCAAGTACAAGCAGATTCCCATCTCAGATCACTGGAGCCAGAACCTCTCGCAGTTCTTTCCCGAGGCCATTGCTTTCATTGGTAGGTAGTTGGCAGAACATCTCTTTTCATACTCACCGTTTGGGAATGTGGCAAGCTGCTTCCCAGGGCTGTTGCTCATCTCTGGCCTCACCTCTCCGGGGCACAGCATCGGCGCTAGCTTAGCAGCTGAGCGTCATGCTGCCGAGGTGACACTTCTGGTGTGTGTCACCCTGGCTGGGTTCAGGGAGGCCTCCCCTTCCAAAATTCAGCCCTCTTAGACACCTCAGCTGGGTTACCTGCAAGTGGTAGGACCGGCCCTGCTGGACCCGGCCCCGCTGTCTCTTGCCCTTGTATGGGGATTTGTGCTTGTGTGAAATGGCTGAATCGAGGCAGCGTGGAGCTTCTTTGCCCTTTTTGCTCAGAGGAATGAGTGTTGATGGGAGTTGCATTAACGTGACTGGTGCCAGCAATTCCTTAGCCCCAAGTGTGGTTAAAATctgggggggtgaggggtgttttcttttcccaaggGGATTTGCTAGTCTAGTTGTGATCCTGCTGTAAGTCACCCTAGCATAACTAACTCCTTGTATGGATACTTCTCCTAAGGTAAGTGTCAACACAATGAGTTAGTGATTATAATTACACTGTAGAGCTCAGCTGGAAAAACTGCTGTGCAGACAGCCCCTGAGACAGCTTTGGCTGgttgtggggaggggggcagatCTCTTCTCCCAGGCTAGTGTTGACTTTGAAAATTGCTTCTTATTCTGTGAGAGGTGTCTGTTGGACTGAATAGGGATGTACACTTCCAGCATGACCTGTGCTGTCTGCTGGTGATGGTTGTTAGCCTAATCAGTTCTGATTTATGGGGGGTGAATGGCACAGGTAGTCATTACCACCATTAACTACTAAAAGACTTGTGGCTTCATATCTGGTTAAAAACATTGGTGTAGGTAAAGGCGAGGGGACCTTTACCTTCAGACTGAAATCTGTGCAGCCCGTTTCAATGCTGCTTCATTACCCTCTCCCTGTTTCAGATCCCACTGCATGCGCTTGCTTGCATGTAAGACCTGAAATGGGGCAGAGCAGTGGTAGGTCCTCGGCGGCTTTTCAGCCTTTGGAAACCCCGGTTCCCACGTGCTCTCCTTTGCCCCCAGCTTCTGTCCTCTAATAACACGACTGTGGTCAGAAGAGGCAGCTTCAGTATGGCAGCAGGGACCTGTCTGATGTCCCACCTGCACTTTCCACAGGGAGTGTGGTATTAAACATCAGGGGTGAGGTGTGGGGTCTCTGCTGGCGTGTGGCATTTGGGATCGGTCTGCTCCAGTCAGACGATGTCTCTGTGAGCAGCACCGCACTTGAGCTTTCCAGTTAATGACAGGAAATGGAGGATTACCTCATTCTAAAACCAAACACCAAGAAATGTGGCACAGGTCAgatgaaaggcaaaaatgtcTCAGAAAAATGTTGAACAGGGAGAGACTGGGGGGGGCTGGGTATGCTGGGGGGCAGTTGCCCACTGTACTGGAAATTCTTGCTTGGTTTTGGAGGCTGGGGCAGAAAACCTCTTGTGGCTTGGGTctggattttgttttgcctGAATCTTCTTTGCCCTTCCTTGTGCTCGTGGTGCCAGAGTGTCTCTTACCTCCGGCTTTGCCCGAGGATCCTCTTTCTCCTGccaccttctccctccctgccaagCTCTCAGTCAAATGACTGACTTCAAATAGGGCTGCCCAGAAGTAAGCAACACTGGGTACTTGCGTGCATTCAGCGCTCTCAGCGGCGTGTCCCTCTTTCAGCACTAAGATGTCAATTCATAAAGGGATCACGCTGTTCCGGCTGTGCGAGAGACAatgggtgtgtgtgtgcttttcaATCGGTGGCAAGGGAGGGGAAATTTCGTTGCTGTTCTCTCGCCATTTTTTGGTCCAGCCTGCATTCCTGCTCCCTGCTACGATTCATCCCGAGAGTCTCCTTCAACACAAGCGTTTGTCTGTGGTGAAGTGCGTTTCTGTCAATCCTAAAGAACAATTTCACAATAAGGGAAGTTCCTGCACTTCAGACTCTGCTTAAATTGGCTTCAACTACATTCACATAACTTTCTAGTAGAAGGAGgacaagagcagcagaagagaataGCTTGCATGGTGCTGGGCTGTAGCCTCGCATCAAGTGTGCAGCCTTCCCCAGTTAGTTGGTGTTGAGGTGGGTGTGCTATGCCTGACCACCAGCACCTCCCTGGAGCTGTTGTCTACAGCTCTACCTGCCTTTTGCAGGTTACTCCGTTTCTCTGTTTGAATACAGCGTACTGATGCTCCTTAGGCAAGGGATGTGTTGCCAGGCTTGATTAATACTTCTCAAGTGGGTGAGATGCTTGGCCTTGCTGTATGGAATGGGGATGTGCAGCTTTGCCGTCTGGTGGGAATATCTCAGGAGCCCTTTGGGGAGAGATGTGGGTGTCGAAGGGACATGAGATGGTGTCACTAGGAGCAGGGGATCCAGTTCTGGCAGTCATGCTGGTCCTGGGAGCTTGCAGCTGCCACCTGGCCCCGCTCCAAAGCCATGTGTTTTTGGTGCAGAATAATAGACTCCCCCTTCCCCTTGTCTTGTTTCAGATGAGGCCCGTTCCAAGAAGTGTGGGATCCTTGTTCACTGCCTCGCTGGCATCAGCCGGTCTGTAACAGTCACTGTCGCCTACTTGATGCAAAAACTCAACTTGTCCCTGAACGATGCCTATGActttgtgaaaaggaaaaaatccaacATTTCCCCAAACTTTAACTTCATGGGCCAGCTCCTGGACTTTGAGAGGACTCTGGGACTCAACAGCCCTTGTGACAACCGCTCACCCAGTGAACAGCTCTACTTCACCACCCCCACCAACCACAACCTGTTTCAGCTGAACACTCTGGAGTCCACATGAAGGGGATGCCGCCTGGTTGGGACCTCGAGCATCGAATCGCTTCTCTTGAGCATTTCAACTCTTACAAAAATATCTGTCTTgccaggcagctctgaaaggaCTAGCTTCTCTGGGCAGAGGTGCCTGATCGCTGCTTTAAGAAGGCTAATGCCGTTCATTAGTATCCTGATCAAAGTGGTTTGAAGAGGTAGTCTTTTTACAGGGGGTTATTTAATACGGGCGATGTTACAGCGTTTTGAACGCAGCTGTTACCGGCAATAACCGCTTTCCTGGGTGCATTGGGACTGTCAGAGCACGCACACATGTGAAGAGCTACCAGGGGTTAGCTTGCTGTGGAAAGTGAGGAGATTTATGCACTTGGAAACCTTGAACAAAAGGTGTTGGGCCAAGACTGTTTTAAAACccaagtttacttttttttgattttaaaaaaagaaaaggtagatCTTACTCGAGCTTTGGGTTCAAactctttttaaatatgtaagtTCCTGACTGTTTGTACAGACGAGGTtgcaaaaccagtattttattctgtttcttgtttgatcatttattatttttttttaatcaaatgtttATATTGACCAAATGCATTTTGCACACTTTGTGAAGCCTTGGTATGTCCTGGCATATTACTGGGTACTCCAGAGAGAGAtacatgctgctgctgttgttgttaGCATCTGGTAGGAAGCTTTGTTATGTGTGAAGGCCAGTTGGGCTTAAACGCAACCCCTTCACCACTCCTGCACTCACAATCACAAACTCTGCACTGATTCAGCCAAGGTGACTAAGCcgcaagctttttttttttaacgctACCCCTGCCAAAAACACTGTTTGCTATTGCCAGAGGTAAAACTCTTGTAGCCTCCAGAGCTGGTAGAAGCATGTCTGAGCCCAGCTTCGTTCTTTGCTGCCTGTTGACTGACTTAATGTCATCCAGCTGGCCCAAAACCATTCCAGCTTCCTGAGTACAGAAGGTAGTTGTGATGTTGGCGTTTCTCGTGCACACTCGATTCTTTCCCACGTGTGCGGGGTGGAGGGGGGAACGTGGCGAATACCTGGAGCAGAGCGAGGATTGCGTAGTGGGACAGGACTGAATCGTCACGCATGGAGCGTGTGAGGGGAGTGAAGAGATGTGGAAATGATGAGAAGAGCATTGTAACAgagaatttttatatatatatatatatgaatatatatattaacTGGCAAATTCTGAGATGATTGGAGCTTTCAACAGaggttctgatttttttttttcttcctctttcgAATAACTTTATGCCGTGCCTTCTATTCTGAGAAGACTTGTTTATATTTCTGGCTAGTGTTTGGCAAACACCTTATACCAAGCCGGGAGGGGAGGAAGTGGTAATAATTTCTGGGAGGAGGGCAGAATGGATTTGGAGATTTCTTTATTGGCTGCAATGTAGtccctcctttctcccccctccctgtccACTTTAACTCTcatgtaactgaaaaaaaaaaaaaaaaagccacggattttttctaaatatccagttttttgtactttttttcaagaaaaagaaaaaaataataaaaaaaatcatctccaTCTGGAGGAATGTTTGACGCTGTCACATCCTGAAACTGTTCTTTTTGTTAAAGATGTTACCAGAGTGTTGGAATGAGcttctctttcttgttttctggttgttttttgtttgtttgttcgttgggttttgtttgcaaCAATGTTGGGATCGTGGGTCATTGGAAGGGAGAATGGGCGTAAGTACGGTTGCGAGTGAGAAAATTGAGAATATCCTAATTGCATCTTACCTCATggaggaatttattttttcagggattttttGACAGTGCATCTGTATTGCATTACAGCTAAGCTGGTTTGTAAAGGCTTCCTGTGCTGTTAGTggtctttcttctttaaaggacaaaaaaaaaaaaaaaaagatgcatcttCTGATTAGTACAAATGAGAGCTTGGTAGTGAGGAATGGTTCTGTTTTCTGAGTTATGAAGGAAAATTAGTGACCCTATATATACTGATCCAATATTGGGACTTTGTTTATAttgcaaataaatattattttttctttaaaaatgatgtTTGTGTCAGATGCTTGTCTAGCCTCTGCCCATATAAGGGCACGCTGTTCTTATCCGTTTTTTTATGGTCAATTAGTGTTCTTCTGTGACCATGAAGAGCATTTGCTGGGCAGTGTTCAAGTGTGGTGTTTGGTTTCATGCACAGCTTAATTTTTAAGACCTGTGGTAAAATggagagggagaggtgggagggCGAGGAGAGGGATATGGGGTATTGGATAAACTGGAGAACAAAGAACAGCTTGAGAATGGGACCAGCTTTGACCCCAGCTATTCCTCTGTGCCAAAATTAAATAGATAAACTAAAGATACTTCTGTTCACTGTGTAAGCGTGGCCTACAAAGGCATGGCAAGGCCTTGCCCACCACTGTTGTGATAGCAGACTTTATTTTGGTAGGAAAGCAAGAAGTTGTGGCCTTGTGGGCAGCCACCCTGATGACTTCTGGGTCTCGTGGAGAGCAGGAGGACCCTCCTGCACTCTCGGGTGGGGGGCCAAGCCCCTGGCTGCCGTGTTGCACATGGGCTTGTCCCCCTGTCCTTGCCAGCTGTGGGTGCAAGCTGTTTGTGGGAAACCTGGAGGGGCTGATGAGGGTGCTTTAGGGTGAAACGTGGCTCCAGGTGCCTGAGTGCAGCCCAGCTAAGGGAGCTGTGGCTCCCTATGCCTCTGCTCATAGTTGGGCAGGACTGAGCAGCAGTGGGTTCtgtgccctgctccccccccaccccagcattCTTTGTTTTAACCTAAATggcaagaaattaaattagtaTCTATTCAGTCATTCAGTTCCTCaaagtgagtgtgtgtgtgtgatctTGTTCTTCTAATTCTAGGGCCTGAGCACGAAATATAGCTAGTTTTATTCCAGAAGGAGCTCAGGCTGATGGGTACAGAGTCCGTCGCAAAACAGGGGAGGTAGTCAGAGGCTGAAGCAGAAGCCAAGGGAGcgtatgtgtgtgtgagaagTTGTTTGTTTACTCCTTGACTGCATGATGGGAATCTATATATTGATTTAGAGGCCTGTTTGTAGCtcaacaaataaaaatctacCTGTTatgcagggaaaagaagacCTTTAAGTTTTCCCCTGTAATTACATGGTAGAGTAGCTCTTGAGGAAGATATGAAACCATGCTGGAGGCTGGCTGTGCACTGAAGGAGTGCAGAACATCTTGTCGGGTGTATGGCTCTATTTGCTTCCATCTGATTTCCTCTTATGTTTTTCTGCTAAGGTATGGAATAGGATATTAGCAGTTAGCATTAGCTCTGTAAGCACATTTGCTTAGTAGCTGAGTTGTGGCTGGCTGAAACAGCACAGCTGCCATTTGCAATGGCCTTGGTGGAAGAGCTGGTGTTCAGGCAGCTCCCTTGGAGTACCTGATCCTGGGAGACGCAAGTCTGTTGTGAGTGTCCTGCCACTGCTGCGCTTAAAAGCCCCATTGCGAAAGGAAGGCGATAGCTTGTCTGAAAACCATCCTGCCACCTGCAAGTGCTCTTTCCTCTAGGACCCAAAGGAGCCTTTTCCAATCTTCCTGGCCTCTATAGcagggagcagccagcctggcTGGTCCTCAGCCATCAGTGTTTTACAAATGTCTTGCACTGTGCTTCTTGGCTAGGGGGTTTCCTTGGAGACCTTATGTCCTGTAATTTAGTGAGGAGACAAGAACTGACATCAGGACAGGGGCAATGTTGGAGAAATAGAGAAAAGAGAGCGTGGGGTCTGTCTGTACTCCTTTGCAGAGGCGGGCACGAGCACTAGCTGAGCGTAGGAGCACGGGCTGAGTGAGAAAGCTGGTTATGTTCAGATCGGTGGAATTTGGCAAGGAGATACCGCTTCCCACACGCAGCAGGGAGAAGCTTCTCGGTTAACCCATTGATTCCAGACAATCTGCTTGTAAGATGCTCTGTGGTGCTCTGCTCTACAAAACCAGGTAATCTCTTGTTTGAGCACAGAGATCTGCTGTCCTTGGGTTTTCACTTGTGATGCCACAAGCCCTCGGGCAATATgagtgggaatttttttttcttttttctctcttcctttgtgGATGACTTTGTCCCAGGTGCTTTCAAAAAGTTTCTCCCTCCGTTTCAAGTCATGGCAAAAGCACAAAGCTCTGAACGCAGGTAGAGCTAAAATTCTGCAGTTCCTTACCAGGAAGCCCAGGTAGCTGATTCTGAATACTTCCAGCAGCCCTTTGCACAGCACATCCCATCCTGCCTCCCTCCATGCTGCCTGGCAGAGCCTGGCTGCTCACCccagctggagagggaagggcaAGGAGAGCAGGTATGTCCTGAGCATGAGGGTGACTGCTTGGCATCTTGTGAAACAGGAGATGAAAGAGTAGGTTCCCAGGGCAGTGTAGTGAGGATTACTTGTGGTTATAGGCAATGATAGAAAGACAATGCAAAGGTAGGGGAGATGTGCCCCAAACAACCGCAGGAGGGAGGTGTGAAGGTGTGGTGGAGGCAACATCAGGACCCCAATGAGCAGGACATGAGCTTGTGGAAGGGGCTTTGGGGTTACTTGTAGCTTGCTTTTCCTCACTTGTGTCTACCCTTACCCCTCTCCTAGGCCCTTATTTCTTGGTGTGGCATCAAACACGTTCTCAGCATGATGCAAGTCAACCTTTGCAGCTCTGAACTTGCCTGCTGTTGCGTCACCCAGAGACGCACGTGGGAAAGCAGGCTTCCTGCCACCATCTGAATTTGGGTGCTCACATTTCCAAGGTAACCAGGTTATTTGTGggctgttattttctttttttatcctttatGTGAGCAAATCAGGCTATTTGCAGTGTTGCAAAGGCATGTAAATAGTTCAGCTAATCAACACATCCCTGTATTTACAGCGGGCTGGCACAGGCTGTGATAGTCATGCTCTAGGCTGCTCGGAAAGTGTGTGAAAGTGGgcttttttctgggttttgtgccATTTGCTCCTGTGCTTCCTCAAATCTTTCTCTTAATCGTGCTTGAGGTCAGAGTGCTGGGCTGGCTAAACGTAATTTGGGATGAGAGGGCGCTGAGGAAATACTCGGCAGTCACGGAGAGCAGCTCATGGGAGTCCCATCCAGCTTCCACGTCCTGTTCCTGCGAGTTCCTCTATTCAAGCTGCAAAGTTCCCCTTTCTGCTGGCTTTGTCTTTTGACCTTCTTGCTGTGTGGCTGGCCCAGCAGCACGGGCCCTAAGGACAGGCTGTTGCAAGGCTGCCCAGAGCTGCCACGAGGTCACTGCTGGATCCCTGGCCCAGGTGTGACATTTGGGTAGGAGACACCACTACAAGACTGTGGCGTGAAGACAACACTTATGCTGTGTGCCGGCAGCTGTATTGCACCGAGGAGGCTCGCCATGCTGGGATGGGGGCAAGTGGGTGCTGAGGGCTGCTGTGTCGAGCTGGGTGGTGTGGCGTTTGGGCTGCCACACGTGGGTCCGCTAGTGACGTGACGATGAAGCGGCAAATGTGCTTGTTTCCTGGGGGCCATGCTCAAGTTTAAATGGCTGTTTGCGTCGCATCTGTATGGTATCTGCCTTATATTGGCAGGAAACCATGAGGCAGGGAGCAATATGGTGTGGAGATGAGGGCAGCGCTCTCCCCAGAGTGGGCAGTGGCAGCCattttgtgtccctcctctccACAGCTCACCCCTTCCtgtcattgctgctgctgccctgagAGGGGTGCACCGGCCCCCCCTTCCTGGGCCAGCAAGGCTTGTAGTGTGCGTGTGGGAAATCACCTTGGTGAGGACTGTCTCCTTTTCCTAGCCTGGCTTTGTCTCTGCTCTcacctttttcctctccaaaacaCCTGAGGAGCGGCTGTGACACCTTGGGTGGTACCTGACAGGACCCCAGCTGGTGGCCTGGGAAGGCCTGAAAGGCTCCTGGCCATCATGGTGGTACAGAAATGCAGCTGGGTCCTGTGAAGGAGTCGTGGGAGGATGAAGAGCAGGGGGAAGAAGACGCTGtgtggctggcagcagctgaaCCCCTCAGCCTGCAATGGCGGCACCAGTCCTCAGCAGCTGTGATGGTGCTGGCGCCAGTGGTCAGAGACTATGAGCTGCTCGCAATGGCATTGTAAGTTTCTGGTGCCTCCGGGCTCCTCCCTGACACCTCCATGGTGCCCTGCTCAGCTGTGTCGCGATCGTGTTTTTAGGTTGGGAGCTGGGTCGGGGCAGATGCTGTGGTTCAGCTTTGATGGCGCAGTCAAGGGTTGGGAATTAATCATGTGGCAGGCACAGACACCCAGGCTGGCTGTACAGCCCCAGACTGCTGGTGCCGAGCCTCTGTGGGCTGTGCAGGCCCCTCAGTACTGGGACAATGTGgacccctctcccctgcctggTGCAAGGCAAGACCACCAGCACTCTCtggcctttctttctccttctggtTGGTTGTGCTCATAGCTGAACTTGCACTTGTTCTGCATTATCCTTActtgctttccctgctttctctactgctttctgtttcttcgGATTGTTGGGATTTGAGGTACTTTCACCTggcagctgcttctgcaaagcTATGGTCCTTCTGCAGGAGAACAGAGCCCTGGCTTTCTCTCAGAGGCATGAGAGCATGTTAGAAATGGAGACTGGCTGTGCCATGGGGAGATTTGGGGGGATGTGTGTTATTTCTGTGCTGCAAGTGATCCAAGAGCATGTAGGGCCTTAAGAAGTATCTAGTGAGGGAACCAAGCatgagtggaggaaggggaatCTAGACAGATTCatatattttcctattttcttttcctggagaAACATCTGGCTTATGTAAAGTCATTTGCTGGGTTTCTCGCTGCTTTATGTTGGAAGTCTCTGTATTCAGGCACTCTGCTCTTCTCATCTCTCTGCTCATCTCCCATCACTGCCTCAAGGGAGATTCTTCatgatttggggttttgcttttatgaagtttattctttttctggtctgtgttgtctttttctttcctttccttttcttgtaaGGACTGCTCTCGTTTGGCTTGTGgttttgccttgttttcttctgagagGTGAATTGTTGTGATAAACCCTGCAGAAAGTGGGAGGGAGCAGACTGGTGCGTTGGCGAGACCCTGGTCACTGATACGGCATTAGTGAAAGCCTTGTGCCAGCGAGAAGCTGAGCTCTGAGGTTTGATTGCAGATGAAACACCCTAGAAGGACAGCATTTTTCTGTATGGGAGATTTTGAAGTGAAATGTGTATGAAGGGTTCAGTTAGAGGGGTTGTGACTTTGGGTTTGGGGTAAGCATTCTCCTTCCTTTCACCACTGCAGCTCTCAATTGGATCCGTCATTTTACCATGCAATCCTGGCAGTGAAGTGCTCTGTACCTGGTGGAAGATTTACAGCTCTGCTCCAGTGATGCATTTCGTTTGGGTCTTACTCTAAATTTGCCACTTCTTCTCCCTGGATGGCTGATTCCCTGCTGCTTGGAGCAGGTAGTGGTCCAGGCAGGATCACAGCCCTGAGGGCCAAGCAGGATCCTGGATGTAAGTTTGGGGGGAGTCAGGGTGCTGAGGTTGCAGAAAGCTGCCCTCTCCTCTAACAGAACAAGGATCAGCTCTGCTGTCAGCTCTGTCTCTGTGTCCTCGCTGCCATTCAtcaccttccctctgcccccatTCAGGCTGTTGCCTTTGAATGATCCTGCACTAGAGGTTCAAGCAGGCTCCTGCATGTCTTGGCCT from Haliaeetus albicilla chromosome 24, bHalAlb1.1, whole genome shotgun sequence carries:
- the DUSP7 gene encoding dual specificity protein phosphatase 7, which produces MKTQVWGSSPRAPMAAAMPCKSAEWLQEELESGGGRSLLLLDCRPHELFESSHIETAINLAIPGLMLRRLKKGNLPIRSIIPNHEDKERFVKRCKADTVLLYDEATADWQDGGAATSVLGLLLQKLRDDGCKAYYLKGGFNKFQTEYSEHCETNLDSSSPSNSPPASVLGLGGLRISSDCSDGESDREPSSATESDGSPIPNNQPAFPVQILPYLYLGCAKDSTNLDVLGKYGIKYILNVTPNLPNMFEHDGEFKYKQIPISDHWSQNLSQFFPEAIAFIDEARSKKCGILVHCLAGISRSVTVTVAYLMQKLNLSLNDAYDFVKRKKSNISPNFNFMGQLLDFERTLGLNSPCDNRSPSEQLYFTTPTNHNLFQLNTLEST